A single region of the Borrelia hermsii DAH genome encodes:
- a CDS encoding V-type ATP synthase subunit D, with product MPKVKLTKNELKKQKDSLKMFSRYLPTLQLKKQQLHLEIRKIDALKKIRKLEQDKLKRDIKAWISLFGERFAFQDWIQIRRVVRSFANIAGITIPVFDSVEYEDIKHDLLLTPYWVDKGIEAIKRVIQVKAEIEVLNEQTRLLETELNTTSQRVNLFEKVMIPAAKINIKKINVYLGDQQTAAVVRGKMAKASLIKGR from the coding sequence ATGCCTAAAGTTAAGTTAACAAAGAATGAGCTTAAAAAACAAAAAGATAGTCTTAAAATGTTTAGTAGGTATTTGCCTACGCTGCAGCTTAAGAAACAGCAACTTCATTTAGAGATTAGAAAAATTGATGCTCTTAAAAAAATTCGGAAACTTGAGCAAGACAAGCTTAAGAGGGATATTAAGGCTTGGATTTCTCTATTTGGCGAAAGATTTGCTTTTCAAGATTGGATTCAAATTAGAAGAGTAGTAAGGAGCTTTGCAAATATTGCAGGTATTACTATTCCTGTATTTGATTCTGTTGAATATGAAGATATTAAACATGACCTTTTGTTAACTCCTTACTGGGTAGATAAGGGAATAGAGGCTATTAAGCGTGTAATTCAGGTAAAAGCGGAGATTGAAGTTTTAAATGAGCAAACTAGGTTATTGGAGACAGAACTTAATACTACTTCTCAAAGGGTAAATTTATTTGAAAAAGTTATGATACCTGCTGCTAAAATTAATATAAAAAAGATTAATGTTTATCTTGGTGATCAGCAAACGGCAGCTGTTGTAAGAGGTAAAATGGCTAAAGCTAGCTTGATTA